Proteins encoded together in one Apteryx mantelli isolate bAptMan1 chromosome 31, bAptMan1.hap1, whole genome shotgun sequence window:
- the MPZ gene encoding myelin protein P0, with product MSQGARDSGSLIFLVVLLAALGLSPTLAIHVYTHREVYGTVGSHVTLSCSFWSSEWISEDISITWHFQAEGSRDSTSIFHYAKGQPYIDDVGTFKERMEWVGNPYRKDGSIVIHNLDYTDNGTFTCDVKNPPDIVGKSSQVTLYVFEKVPTRYGVVLGSIIGGALLLVIVVVVLVYLIRYCWFRRQAALQRRLSTMEKGKLQRSAKDASKRSRQAPVLYAMLDHSRSTKAASEKKAKGVLGDSRKEKK from the exons ATGTCGCAGGGCGCCCGGGACAGCGGGAGCCTCATCTTCCTCGTGGTGCTCCTCGCAGCGCTGG GGCTCTCTCCGACGCTGGCCATCCACGTCTACACGCATCGGGAGGTCTACGGCACCGTGGGCTCCCACGTCACCCTCTCCTGCAGCTTCTGGTCCAGCGAATGGATCTCCGAGGACATCTCCATCACTTGGCACTTCCAGGCCGAGGGCTCCCGGGACAGCACTTCT ATATTTCACTACGCCAAGGGGCAGCCCTACATCGATGACGTGGGCACCTTCAAGGAGCGCATGGAGTGGGTGGGCAACCCGTACCGCAAGGATGGCTCCATCGTCATCCACAACCTGGACTACACCGACAACGGCACCTTCACCTGCGACGTCAAAAACCCCCCTGACATCGTGGGCAAGTCCTCCCAGGTCACGCTCTACGTCTTTGAGAAAG TGCCCACCCGGTACGGCGTTGTCCTCGGCTCCATCATCGGAGGAGCCTTGCTGCTGGTGATCGTGGTGGTGGTCCTGGTGTATCTCATCCGGTACTGCTGGTTCCGGAGgcaggcagccctgcagagacgGCTTAG CACCATGGAGAAAGGGAAGCTGCAGAGATCAGCCAAGGACGCGTCCAAACGCAGCCGCCAG GCGCCCGTCCTCTACGCCATGCTGGACCACAGCCGGAGCACCAAGGCGGCGAGCGAGAAAAAGGCCAAGGGAGTCCTGGGCGATTCCCGCAAGGAGAAGAAATAG
- the CFAP126 gene encoding protein Flattop, with product MAARSGAGQVGPAAAAPRGLQSWSVPRSARQHPLPRDGYTQIIANDRGHLLPSVPRSKASPWGTFLGTWDMPLKIPPARLNLTSRSAAAAAQLTDWIHESTTLTSACNGLRPEITGKPQEPWSDTQDTREPSRKATRTSSKGTDLRLRDAISPEIHSTSREASPQQATSVEVSAPSWSGSVETKPKGGSSPSLTVSPCPGPVEASPRGTTSPEALVPSRSPSKAGCASRTRKGMAKREKSVSPERDGWTRRLPCSEDREGQTPHLGPSMRPGQTPRTRF from the exons ATGGCGGCCCGCTCCGGCGCGGGGCAggtggggccggcggcggcggc TCCGCGCGGCCTGCAGAGCTGGAGCGTCCCCCGCTCGGCCCGGCAG CACCCCTTGCCACGGGACGGCTACACGCAGATCATTGCCAATGACCGAGGACATCTGCTCCCCTCTGTGCCCCGTTCAAAG GCTTCCCCCTGGGGCACCTTTTTGGGAACTTGGGACATGCCCTTGAAAATTCCCCCAGCCAGGCTGAATCTGACCTCCCGTTCAGCTGCCGCAGCGGCGCAGCTCACCGACTGGATCCACGAGTCCACCACCCTGACCAGCGCCTGCAACGGCCTCCGACCGGAGATCACCGGCAAG CCCCAAGAGCCTTGGTCAGACACGCAAGACACCAGAGAACCTTCCAGAAAGGCCACTCGAACATCTAGCAAGGG CACGGATCTTAGACTCAGGGATGCCATCTCACCCGAAATCCACTCTACTTCGAGGGAGGCTAGTCCTCAGCAGGCCACCTCGGTGGAGGTCTCCGCTCCAAGCTGGTCTGGCTCCGTAGAGACCAAACCCAAGGGGGGTAGTTCACCCAGTCTCACAGTCTCGCCTTGTCCTGGGCCAGTGGAGGCCAGTCCCCGAGGAACCACCTCACCTGAGGCGCTGGTGCCCAGCCGCTCTCCCTCCAAGGCTGGCTGTGCCTCCAGGACACGGAAGGGGATGGCCAAGAGAGAGAAGAGCGTGTCCCCAGAGCGGGACGGGTGGACAAGGCGCCTGCCGTGCTCTGAGGACAGAGAGGGACAAACACCCCACTTGGGCCCAAGCATGAGACCAGGGCAAACGCCTCGTACGCGGTTTtga
- the NR1I3 gene encoding nuclear receptor subfamily 1 group I member 3 isoform X1: protein MSVSSPSDLESSLGDSPCAQGHRATEREDTEPDEEKICAVCGDRATGYHFHVMTCEGCKGFFRRSINKGVHFTCPFARSCPVTKAKRRQCQACRLQKCIDVGMRKDMIMSEEALRTRRALRRQRRLAREALGQPRGLTAEQQELISILITAHKRNFDSSFSQFVHYRPAVRLYIHSPRPRSPLEPGSLSLSPLAVVSPEPDCLAEDVLPDVFSMLPHFADLSTFMIQQVIKFAKEIPAFRSLPIDDQISLLKGATLEICQIQFNTVFNEETNAWECGQHCYTIQDGALGELARARGSTGAGMRGSSCPGLPHRVRAAKEGVDTGSRDSPREGKSKRHPCMAPIPPPGCWPSSPVTTTLSPAGFQQIYLEPLLKFHISLKKLRLHEAEYVLLQAILLFSPDHAGIAQREFIDQLQEKVALTLKSYIDHQHPMPEGRFLYAKLLLLLTELQTLKVENTRQILHIQDLSSMTPLLSEIIS, encoded by the exons ATGTCCGTGTCCAGCCCCTCGGACCTGGAGAGCAGCCTGGGCGACAGTCCCTGCGCACAAGGCCACCGGGCCACCGAGAGGGAGGACACGGAGCCCGACGAGGAGAAGATCTGTGCCGTGTGCGGGGACCGAGCCACCGGCTACCACTTCCATGTCATGACCTGTGAGGGCTGCAAAGGCTTCTTCAG GCGGTCCATCAACAAGGGCGTCCACTTCACCTGCCCCTTCGCCCGGAGCTGCCCTGTCACCAAGGCCAAGCGGAGGCAGTGCCAGGCCTGCCGCCTCCAGAAGTGCATTGACGTGGGCATGAGGAAGGACA TGATCATGTCGGAGGAGGCGCTGCGGACACGGCGAGcgctgcggcggcagcggcggctggcGCGGGAGGCGCTGGGGCAGCCCAGGGGGCTCACGGCGGAGCAGCAGGAGCTCATCAGCATCCTCATCACGGCCCACAAGAGGAACTTCGACTCCAGCTTCTCCCAGTTCGTGCACTACCGG CCCGCCGTGCGGCTCTACATCCACAGCCCGCGTCCCCGCAGCCCGCTGGAGCCTGGCAGTCTCTCCTTGTCGCCGCTGGCAGTGGTGTCCCCAGAGCCGGACTGCCTGGCTGAGGACGTGCTGCCCGACGTCTTCTCCATGCTGCCCCACTTCGCCGACCTCAGCACCTTCATGATCCAGCAGGTCATCAAATTCGCCAAGGAGATCCCAGCCTTCAG GAGCTTGCCCATCGACGACCAGATCTCACTGCTCAAAGGTGCCACTTTGGAGATCTGCCAGATCCAATTCAACACGGTCTTCAACGAGGAGACCAACGCCTGGGAGTGCGGGCAGCACTGCTACACCATCCAAGACGGGGCCCTGGGTGAGCTGGCACGGGCACGGGGTAGCACCGGGGCAGGGATGAGGGGCAGCAGCTGCCCGGGGCTGCCCCACAGGGTCAGGGCAGCCAAGGAGGGTGTTGACACTGGGTCCAGGGACTCCCCACGGGAAGGGAAAAGTAAGAGACATCCGTGCATGGCTCCAATTCCTCCGCCGGGCTGCTGGCCCAGCTCCCCCGTCACCACCACACTCTCCCCAGCTGGGTTTCAGCAGATCTACCTGGAGCCGCTGCTCAAGTTCCACATCAGCCTGAAGAAGCTGCGGCTGCATGAGGCCGAGTACGTCCTGCTCCAGGCCATCCTCCTCTTCTCACCAG ACCACGCGGGCATTGCTCAGCGGGAGTTCATCGACCAGCTCCAGGAGAAGGTGGCCCTCACGCTCAAGAGCTACATCGACCACCAGCACCCCATGCCCGAGGGCAG GTTTCTCTatgcaaagctgctgctgctgctgacggaGCTGCAGACGCTGAAGGTGGAGAACACGCGGCAGATACTGCACATCCAGGACCTGTCCTCCATGACGCCGCTGCTCTCCGAAATCATCAGCTAG
- the NR1I3 gene encoding nuclear receptor subfamily 1 group I member 3 isoform X2, translating into MSVSSPSDLESSLGDSPCAQGHRATEREDTEPDEEKICAVCGDRATGYHFHVMTCEGCKGFFRRSINKGVHFTCPFARSCPVTKAKRRQCQACRLQKCIDVGMRKDMIMSEEALRTRRALRRQRRLAREALGQPRGLTAEQQELISILITAHKRNFDSSFSQFVHYRPAVRLYIHSPRPRSPLEPGSLSLSPLAVVSPEPDCLAEDVLPDVFSMLPHFADLSTFMIQQVIKFAKEIPAFRSLPIDDQISLLKGATLEICQIQFNTVFNEETNAWECGQHCYTIQDGALAGFQQIYLEPLLKFHISLKKLRLHEAEYVLLQAILLFSPDHAGIAQREFIDQLQEKVALTLKSYIDHQHPMPEGRFLYAKLLLLLTELQTLKVENTRQILHIQDLSSMTPLLSEIIS; encoded by the exons ATGTCCGTGTCCAGCCCCTCGGACCTGGAGAGCAGCCTGGGCGACAGTCCCTGCGCACAAGGCCACCGGGCCACCGAGAGGGAGGACACGGAGCCCGACGAGGAGAAGATCTGTGCCGTGTGCGGGGACCGAGCCACCGGCTACCACTTCCATGTCATGACCTGTGAGGGCTGCAAAGGCTTCTTCAG GCGGTCCATCAACAAGGGCGTCCACTTCACCTGCCCCTTCGCCCGGAGCTGCCCTGTCACCAAGGCCAAGCGGAGGCAGTGCCAGGCCTGCCGCCTCCAGAAGTGCATTGACGTGGGCATGAGGAAGGACA TGATCATGTCGGAGGAGGCGCTGCGGACACGGCGAGcgctgcggcggcagcggcggctggcGCGGGAGGCGCTGGGGCAGCCCAGGGGGCTCACGGCGGAGCAGCAGGAGCTCATCAGCATCCTCATCACGGCCCACAAGAGGAACTTCGACTCCAGCTTCTCCCAGTTCGTGCACTACCGG CCCGCCGTGCGGCTCTACATCCACAGCCCGCGTCCCCGCAGCCCGCTGGAGCCTGGCAGTCTCTCCTTGTCGCCGCTGGCAGTGGTGTCCCCAGAGCCGGACTGCCTGGCTGAGGACGTGCTGCCCGACGTCTTCTCCATGCTGCCCCACTTCGCCGACCTCAGCACCTTCATGATCCAGCAGGTCATCAAATTCGCCAAGGAGATCCCAGCCTTCAG GAGCTTGCCCATCGACGACCAGATCTCACTGCTCAAAGGTGCCACTTTGGAGATCTGCCAGATCCAATTCAACACGGTCTTCAACGAGGAGACCAACGCCTGGGAGTGCGGGCAGCACTGCTACACCATCCAAGACGGGGCCCTGG CTGGGTTTCAGCAGATCTACCTGGAGCCGCTGCTCAAGTTCCACATCAGCCTGAAGAAGCTGCGGCTGCATGAGGCCGAGTACGTCCTGCTCCAGGCCATCCTCCTCTTCTCACCAG ACCACGCGGGCATTGCTCAGCGGGAGTTCATCGACCAGCTCCAGGAGAAGGTGGCCCTCACGCTCAAGAGCTACATCGACCACCAGCACCCCATGCCCGAGGGCAG GTTTCTCTatgcaaagctgctgctgctgctgacggaGCTGCAGACGCTGAAGGTGGAGAACACGCGGCAGATACTGCACATCCAGGACCTGTCCTCCATGACGCCGCTGCTCTCCGAAATCATCAGCTAG
- the SDHC gene encoding succinate dehydrogenase cytochrome b560 subunit, mitochondrial, whose product MAALALRCVGRRCLLARLGPSLSARHVVPMGTTAKEEMARFWDKNTKSNRPLSPHITIYEWSLPMAMSITHRGTGVALSVGVSLFGLAALVLPEQFPHYLAMVKSLSLGPALIYSAKFALAFPLSYHTWNGIRHLAWDMGKGFKIPQVNQSGVLVLVLTLLSSAGLAAM is encoded by the exons ATGGCGGCGCTGGCGTTGAG ATGTGTCGGACGGCGATGCCTGTTGGCTCGGCTTGGCCCCAGCCTTTCTGCGCGACA TGTTGTCCCCATGGGAACGACGGCGAAGGAGGAGATGGCCCGCTTTTGGGATAAGAACACCAAGTCCAATCGCCCCTTGTCCCCTCACATCACAATTTACGA GTGGTCTCTGCCCATGGCGATGTCCATCACGCATCGGGGCACCGGCGTTGCGCTGAGCGTAG GGGTCTCCCTCTTTGGTCTGGCCGCCCTGGTCCTCCCAGAGCAGTTTCCCCACTACCTGGCGATGGTGAAGTCgctcagcctggggcctgctcttATCTACTCCGCTAAGTTTGCGCTGGCTTTCCCCCTCTCCTACCACACCTGGAACGGAATCCGCCACCTT GCATGGGACATGGGGAAGGGGTTCAAGATTCCCCAAGTCAACCAGTCTGGCGTGCTGGTCCTTGTCCTGACCCTGCTCTCCTCTGCTGGCCTCGCGGCAATGTGA
- the PCP4L1 gene encoding Purkinje cell protein 4-like protein 1 produces the protein MAEAVGMATLRPMPPGPQGGPQRGESLGGPGAGTATAPVRPVPGPGLPARPGFELSSNESSTSAEAPGGQEKAKAGNSKKVEEEEEIDIDLNAPETEKAALAIQGKFRRFQKRKKDSGP, from the exons ATGGCTGAGGCTGTGGGGATGGCCACGCTCCGGCCGATGCCGCCCGGACCCCAGGGGGGCCCGCAGCGAGGAGAGAGCCT ggggggacCCGGTGCCGGGACGGCGACCGCACCGGTGCGACCGGTGCCCGGTCCGGGGCTGCCAGCCCGGCCGGGCTTCGAG CTCAGCTCCAATGAGTCATCGACCTCCGCGGAGGCCCCCGGCGGGCAGGAGAAAG CCAAAGCCGGGAACTCCaagaaggtggaggaggaagaggagatcgACATAGACCTGAACGCTCCTGAGACGGAGAAGGCTGCGCTCGCCATCCAGGGCAAGTTTCGCCGCTTCCAGAAACGGAAAAAGGACTCGGGGCCCTGA